The following coding sequences lie in one Apium graveolens cultivar Ventura chromosome 3, ASM990537v1, whole genome shotgun sequence genomic window:
- the LOC141714251 gene encoding uncharacterized protein LOC141714251, which produces MGVLLVVLLGAVTLGPSVTRITLAIILLVIYLFGILYLSFVWQLANVISVLEDVCEYQALVKSKNLIKGKTRICAAIYLINILCSLGIYLGFIASAVGVDSVWGKLLHLCVWSMIISVLYLFGLVIQTIIYFICKSYHHENIDKSSLANLLEVYRKDYVPLDTKEVHMQHSMV; this is translated from the coding sequence ATGGGTGTCTTACTTGTAGTACTTCTGGGAGCTGTTACTTTAGGACCAAGTGTTACTCGAATTACGTTGGCAATCATTCTGTTAGTGATATATCTGTTCGGGATCTTGTATTTGAGCTTCGTGTGGCAGTTGGCAAACGTTATATCAGTTCTGGAAGACGTCTGTGAATATCAAGCATTGGTGAAGAGCAAGAATTTGATCAAGGGCAAAACAAGAATTTGTGCTGCAATATATCTTATAAATATCCTATGTTCCCTTGGAATTTATCTTGGTTTTATAGCAAGTGCTGTGGGTGTAGACTCAGTTTGGGGAAAGCTATTGCATTTATGTGTTTGGTCAATGATAATATCTGTGTTATATCTGTTTGGACTTGtcatccaaacaatcatctaCTTCATCTGCAAATCTTATCATCATGAAAATATAGATAAATCATCCCTTGCCAATCTTCTCGAGGTATATCGCAAGGATTATGTTCCTTTGGATACCAAGGAAGTTCACATGCAGCACTCCATGGTTTAA
- the LOC141712324 gene encoding uncharacterized protein LOC141712324 isoform X2: MTALQQLVDRNNLSSPEVNMVSSKTAGSRKDLNLWGGTETKKCENESELESYEIEFQTVMGDYSAYSPPLWASTSHIDSNLLPHNHYYSSPSPKSRLQVIQDGRKELMNMFQGLSESSSEQSLQDIVDNGIIIQQVQDKGKKVQGPNIQNAVKRQISRSQSMNNEIFLLKMFLPSCLSYKKKTTFGTHTRVSRMPSIDGCEEPIDKERWSISSLISRKNRSNSSGSSSSGSTSFNISDRSRNGDGNFTPGCWTYGNLCKSRKRRGCLF; this comes from the exons ATGACTGCTCTTCAACAGTTagttgatagaaacaacctgtCATCCCCTGAAGTGAACATGGTAAGCAGCAAAACCGCTGGTTCAAGAAAAGATCTCAACTTGTGGGGTGGAACAGAAACCAAGAAATGTGAGAATGAAAGTGAATTAGAAAGCTATGAAATAGAGTTTCAAACTGTCATGGGTGACTATAGTGCTTATTCTCCTCCTCTTTGGGCTAGCACTAGCCACATCGACTCAAATTTGCTGCCACACAATCACTATTACAGTTCTCCGTCCCCAAAGTCACGGTTGCAGGTAATTCAAGATGGTAGAAAGGAGCTAATGAATATGTTCCAGGGTTTGTCCGAGTCTTCTTCTGAACAGTCCTTGCAGGATATAGTTGACAACGGGATCATAATACAGCAAGTACAAGACAAAGggaagaaagttcagggaccgAACATACAAAATGCGGTGAAGAGACAGATATCAAGGAGTCAAAGCATGAATAATGAGATTTTCCTCCTAAAGATGTTTCTGCCTTCGTGCCTAAGCTATAAGAAGAAAACAACGTTTGGAACCCACACTAGAGTCTCTCGAATGCCATCTATTGATGGATGCGAGGAACCAATAGATAAAGAACGGTGGAGTATAAGCTCTCTAATTTCAAGAAAAAACAGAAGTAACTCTAGTGGTAGCAGCAGCAGCGGAAGCACCAGCTTCAACATTAGTGACAGGAGCAG GAACGGTGATGGCAACTTTACACCAGGTTGCTGGACATATGGAAACCTGTGCAAATCAAGAAAACGCAGAGGATGTCTATTTTAA
- the LOC141712324 gene encoding uncharacterized protein LOC141712324 isoform X1 — MTALQQLVDRNNLSSPEVNMVSSKTAGSRKDLNLWGGTETKKCENESELESYEIEFQTVMGDYSAYSPPLWASTSHIDSNLLPHNHYYSSPSPKSRLQVIQDGRKELMNMFQGLSESSSEQSLQDIVDNGIIIQQVQDKGKKVQGPNIQNAVKRQISRSQSMNNEIFLLKMFLPSCLSYKKKTTFGTHTRVSRMPSIDGCEEPIDKERWSISSLISRKNRSNSSGSSSSGSTSFNISDRSSRNGDGNFTPGCWTYGNLCKSRKRRGCLF, encoded by the exons ATGACTGCTCTTCAACAGTTagttgatagaaacaacctgtCATCCCCTGAAGTGAACATGGTAAGCAGCAAAACCGCTGGTTCAAGAAAAGATCTCAACTTGTGGGGTGGAACAGAAACCAAGAAATGTGAGAATGAAAGTGAATTAGAAAGCTATGAAATAGAGTTTCAAACTGTCATGGGTGACTATAGTGCTTATTCTCCTCCTCTTTGGGCTAGCACTAGCCACATCGACTCAAATTTGCTGCCACACAATCACTATTACAGTTCTCCGTCCCCAAAGTCACGGTTGCAGGTAATTCAAGATGGTAGAAAGGAGCTAATGAATATGTTCCAGGGTTTGTCCGAGTCTTCTTCTGAACAGTCCTTGCAGGATATAGTTGACAACGGGATCATAATACAGCAAGTACAAGACAAAGggaagaaagttcagggaccgAACATACAAAATGCGGTGAAGAGACAGATATCAAGGAGTCAAAGCATGAATAATGAGATTTTCCTCCTAAAGATGTTTCTGCCTTCGTGCCTAAGCTATAAGAAGAAAACAACGTTTGGAACCCACACTAGAGTCTCTCGAATGCCATCTATTGATGGATGCGAGGAACCAATAGATAAAGAACGGTGGAGTATAAGCTCTCTAATTTCAAGAAAAAACAGAAGTAACTCTAGTGGTAGCAGCAGCAGCGGAAGCACCAGCTTCAACATTAGTGACAGGAGCAG CAGGAACGGTGATGGCAACTTTACACCAGGTTGCTGGACATATGGAAACCTGTGCAAATCAAGAAAACGCAGAGGATGTCTATTTTAA